TTTCTTTACATTAAGGCGGGGAGTATAGGGGTTATCGGCGATTATCTCAAGTTTTTGGCGTATCAACAAAGCTATATTACGGGGCATTCTCAGAAATGTTTTATAGGCCTCTTTAGTGAAGAAAATTTTGTACATTTATAAATATTAGCATAAAGCAAACACATTTTCAATATCGATTTTGCTTTTAGCATATCGAATTTCAAGTCTTATAAAAAGTAACAATCCCTTATGAATCCATAAAGTTAAGTATAAAAATTTGCCGTTGGAGCGCTATTCTCAACTGGGATGGCGGAATCGAGTACAATTAGTTTTCCTATATCCGATATGGAAGGAGAAACCCGATGCCGCGATTCATCGCCCTTTCCGGTCCCTCTTGCGTGGGGAAAAGCCCTCTGTTCAAGGCGCTGCGCCGCGTTTATCCCGACGCCGCTTCCAATTTAAAAAAAGTCATCCTCTATAACGACCGCCAGCCCCGTCCCGGCGAGCAGGACGGGGT
The window above is part of the Candidatus Omnitrophota bacterium genome. Proteins encoded here:
- a CDS encoding type II toxin-antitoxin system RelE/ParE family toxin → MYKIFFTKEAYKTFLRMPRNIALLIRQKLEIIADNPYTPRLNVKKLQNRPGLRFRVGDWRVIYTIDNDKLNVLVLKIVLRGEAYR